A genomic window from Methanobrevibacter oralis includes:
- a CDS encoding C1 family peptidase, with amino-acid sequence MFKYNKILVFLLFLFLITVPFSFANDVDENVTLSQDLQNNGDNIVSSGFSVYFDASAQSDGSGSQSSPYKYLNSGRLSGYSNYYFAPGIYTINSKPYSSGFLSSEMNIIGSNPKTTVIHYTGSGNFLETSSTLVLKNITLKGANIKVQNGMIANNTIFEGSISNIEDNYGNSYGGAIKIVGSSSSSFYDELWNIFNQSSSSFQIRFDNCIFKNNYAEYGGAIYINCSSVVISNSKFINNHAKQFGGGIAAINKSNLTIINSVFEDSYSEYDAGGAIYLMNSKSDIKYSNLTNCKSSFGPAITSLNSSVVIDKINANKNNASYQGGSIYAMYGNLTVKDSNFNENFAKYGGAIFADNLTKFEVLNSKFNNNKAFYQAGAIFAFVNLKNSIDNCTYIGNKADENDDIYQSDLFEIFIGNENYEMIKYKSDYKGVLPSKYDLRDKNHVSSVKEQGNSGNCWAFATIATLESTIMKATGKEFDLSEGNLKNIAQIFSDYGWPYETNNGGLYSFSLGYLLSWLGPVNETSDPSDEWDVISPVLNSVVHVQNILFLERKSYNDNDMIKKAIMEYGAVASEICMKFSTQYMNQASYYYNGNESRNHAITIIGWDDNYSKSNFRLTPPGNGAWIVKNSYGKRWGDSGFGYVSYYDTSLAKLNDHENTFAIIFNDTIRFNKNYQYDICGKTDYFVTGYNTIYYQNQFTSTGNDVLAAFSTYFNTTTEWEADIIVNDVVKLSQNATSLAGYHTIHLKELIPLKLGDVFKISLKIHNNNGFASFPICEKVSSSRCFYTPGVSFFSYDGKNWHDLYDYFVNESYGHKYSSQVACIKAFTTASKDILNTTIAITSLNSTNILVNIKDQNNKAVNMGIVNFNVDGKDYTEKVINGVANLKVYLKSGNHNILAIYKSNDYYNISSIFKMLTLDKEDLFLEIISNNISYGDDLKIAIKLTNIIGENLILPVNVEVAGKKHVTNGELLKISDLKPGNYTIKAKFMGNNLYNQKTLSKIVNVASPDLNLRIFTQDINVGDDLTVKAILGNLSNAIVNIKINNKSYILNIKNGKGSLNISDKFKAGEYGIFGEFKGDGIYSASKTSSKFKVNKINTSLIVECENIVEGENLIINVKIPSDINGKISLMLNSKVYNSIADKGIVKFNISGLGVGNYLFNVKYDGDDKYNKVSNSSFVNISKSNSKLILVADNIYKYYGGFEKFSALLLDNNSNPISNQKINVFINKVKYSKLTDKNGLVEIDISSLAVGSYNVLSVFDGDKKYNVNKVYSKINVTSTIKASDFQARFLDSEGNTLANTVVSFIINKKEYLTVTDINGIAKFDIKLSVGAYEVKIINPLTNENLTRNVKIFKRITLNRDLIMDYNSGNTFNVRIYGDNGKISHGGEVISFKIGKNTFNVKTDKNGYAKLKINLIPNKYKIITSYKGERVFNNIVVNPVLKAKNIVVKKSKTIKFSATLKNTNKKAIIGKKITFKVKGKIYTAKTNKKGIATIYLKNFKVGKYNICSKYVKSSVKNSIIVKK; translated from the coding sequence TTGTTTAAATATAATAAAATTTTAGTATTTCTTTTATTTTTATTTTTAATTACAGTTCCGTTTAGTTTTGCAAATGATGTTGATGAAAATGTTACCCTATCACAGGATTTGCAAAATAATGGTGATAATATAGTTAGTAGTGGTTTTAGTGTCTATTTTGACGCATCTGCACAAAGTGATGGGTCAGGAAGCCAATCTAGTCCATATAAATATTTAAATTCTGGAAGGCTTAGTGGTTATTCTAATTATTATTTTGCTCCTGGAATCTATACAATTAATTCTAAACCATATTCATCAGGATTTTTATCATCTGAAATGAATATAATTGGAAGTAATCCTAAAACAACAGTAATCCATTACACAGGTTCTGGTAATTTTTTAGAAACAAGTTCTACACTTGTGTTAAAAAATATAACTCTTAAAGGAGCGAATATTAAAGTTCAAAATGGAATGATAGCTAATAATACTATTTTTGAGGGAAGTATAAGCAATATTGAAGATAATTATGGAAATTCATATGGTGGAGCTATTAAAATAGTAGGTTCATCTTCATCATCATTTTATGATGAATTATGGAATATTTTTAATCAATCTTCATCTTCATTTCAAATAAGATTTGATAATTGCATATTTAAGAATAATTATGCGGAATATGGTGGAGCAATTTATATTAATTGTTCTAGTGTAGTTATTTCAAATTCTAAATTCATAAATAATCATGCTAAACAGTTTGGTGGGGGTATTGCAGCTATTAATAAGTCTAATTTAACAATTATAAATTCTGTATTTGAGGATTCATATTCTGAATATGATGCAGGTGGTGCTATTTATTTAATGAATTCAAAATCTGATATTAAATATAGTAATTTAACAAATTGTAAATCGTCATTTGGTCCTGCCATAACTTCTTTAAACTCTAGTGTTGTAATTGATAAAATTAATGCCAATAAAAATAATGCTAGTTATCAAGGAGGTTCTATTTATGCAATGTATGGAAATTTAACTGTTAAAGATTCTAATTTCAATGAAAACTTTGCAAAATATGGTGGAGCTATCTTTGCTGATAATTTAACAAAGTTTGAAGTATTAAATTCTAAATTTAACAATAATAAAGCTTTTTATCAAGCTGGAGCTATTTTTGCTTTTGTTAATTTAAAAAATTCAATTGATAATTGCACATATATTGGAAATAAAGCAGATGAAAATGATGATATTTATCAAAGTGATTTGTTTGAAATATTTATTGGAAATGAAAATTATGAAATGATTAAATATAAATCAGATTATAAAGGAGTGTTACCTTCTAAATATGATTTACGTGATAAGAATCATGTTTCATCTGTTAAAGAACAGGGTAATAGTGGTAATTGTTGGGCTTTTGCTACAATAGCTACTTTAGAATCAACTATTATGAAAGCGACTGGAAAAGAATTTGATTTATCAGAAGGTAACTTAAAAAATATTGCTCAAATATTTTCAGATTATGGTTGGCCTTATGAAACAAATAATGGTGGTTTATATTCCTTTTCACTTGGATATCTATTAAGTTGGTTAGGACCTGTTAATGAGACTTCTGATCCTAGTGATGAGTGGGATGTTATATCGCCTGTTTTAAATAGTGTTGTTCATGTTCAAAATATTTTGTTTTTAGAGAGAAAATCTTACAATGATAATGATATGATTAAAAAGGCTATAATGGAGTATGGTGCTGTTGCTTCTGAGATATGTATGAAGTTTTCAACCCAGTACATGAATCAGGCTTCTTATTATTATAATGGTAATGAAAGTAGAAATCACGCAATTACAATTATTGGATGGGATGATAATTACTCTAAAAGTAATTTTAGATTGACTCCGCCTGGAAATGGAGCATGGATTGTTAAAAACAGTTATGGAAAAAGATGGGGAGATTCAGGTTTCGGATATGTATCTTATTATGATACAAGTTTAGCTAAATTAAATGATCATGAAAATACCTTTGCAATTATTTTTAATGATACAATCAGATTTAATAAAAATTATCAATATGATATTTGTGGTAAAACTGATTACTTTGTAACAGGATATAATACAATATACTATCAAAATCAGTTTACATCAACAGGTAATGATGTTTTAGCTGCGTTTTCAACATATTTTAATACAACAACCGAATGGGAAGCTGATATTATTGTAAATGATGTAGTTAAATTATCTCAAAACGCTACATCACTTGCAGGCTATCATACTATACATTTAAAAGAATTAATTCCTCTTAAACTAGGCGACGTTTTTAAGATATCTCTTAAAATTCATAATAATAATGGATTTGCAAGTTTTCCTATTTGTGAAAAAGTTTCATCAAGTAGGTGTTTTTATACACCGGGAGTTTCATTTTTTAGTTATGATGGTAAAAATTGGCATGATTTATATGATTATTTTGTAAATGAATCTTATGGTCATAAATATTCATCACAAGTTGCTTGTATTAAAGCATTTACAACAGCTTCAAAAGACATATTAAATACAACAATAGCTATTACATCTCTCAATTCAACAAATATTCTAGTTAATATTAAAGATCAAAATAATAAAGCTGTAAATATGGGTATTGTAAATTTTAATGTTGATGGTAAGGATTATACAGAAAAAGTTATAAATGGAGTAGCTAATCTTAAAGTTTATTTAAAAAGTGGAAATCATAATATTTTAGCTATATATAAATCAAATGATTATTATAATATTTCTAGCATTTTTAAAATGCTAACATTAGATAAAGAGGATTTATTTTTAGAAATTATTTCAAATAATATATCTTATGGTGATGATTTAAAAATAGCTATTAAATTAACTAATATAATTGGAGAAAATTTGATTTTACCAGTTAATGTTGAAGTTGCTGGTAAAAAACACGTTACTAATGGTGAGTTATTAAAAATATCTGATTTAAAACCAGGAAATTATACAATTAAAGCAAAATTCATGGGAAATAATTTGTATAATCAAAAAACACTTAGTAAAATAGTTAATGTAGCTAGTCCTGATTTAAATTTAAGAATTTTTACTCAAGATATTAATGTTGGTGATGATTTAACTGTTAAGGCGATTTTAGGAAACTTAAGTAATGCAATAGTTAATATTAAAATTAACAATAAAAGTTACATTTTAAATATTAAAAATGGTAAAGGTTCACTAAACATCTCTGATAAATTTAAAGCTGGTGAGTACGGTATATTTGGAGAATTTAAAGGTGATGGAATATATTCTGCATCAAAAACTTCATCAAAATTCAAGGTTAATAAAATCAACACTTCTTTAATAGTTGAATGTGAAAATATTGTTGAAGGTGAAAATCTAATTATTAATGTTAAAATTCCAAGTGATATTAATGGTAAAATTTCTTTAATGTTAAATTCTAAGGTGTATAATTCTATTGCAGATAAGGGTATTGTAAAGTTTAATATTAGTGGATTAGGTGTTGGAAACTATTTATTTAATGTTAAATATGATGGTGATGATAAGTATAATAAAGTTTCAAATTCTTCTTTTGTTAACATTTCCAAGTCAAATTCAAAGTTAATATTAGTTGCGGATAATATTTATAAGTACTATGGTGGTTTTGAAAAATTTTCAGCATTATTATTAGATAACAATTCTAATCCAATTTCTAATCAAAAAATTAATGTATTTATAAATAAAGTTAAATATTCAAAATTAACAGATAAAAACGGTCTTGTTGAAATTGATATTAGTTCACTAGCTGTTGGTTCATATAATGTTTTAAGTGTCTTTGATGGAGATAAAAAGTATAATGTGAATAAGGTTTACTCAAAAATAAATGTCACATCAACGATTAAAGCCAGTGATTTTCAAGCAAGATTTTTAGATAGTGAAGGTAATACTTTAGCAAATACGGTTGTTAGTTTCATTATTAATAAAAAAGAGTATTTAACAGTTACAGATATTAATGGTATTGCTAAATTTGATATAAAATTATCTGTAGGTGCATATGAAGTTAAAATTATTAATCCACTTACTAATGAAAATTTAACTAGAAATGTAAAAATCTTTAAAAGAATTACATTAAATAGAGATTTAATTATGGATTATAATAGTGGAAATACTTTTAATGTGAGAATTTATGGGGATAATGGAAAAATTTCTCATGGTGGTGAGGTAATTAGTTTTAAAATTGGAAAAAATACTTTTAATGTTAAAACAGATAAGAATGGATATGCAAAACTTAAAATCAATCTTATTCCAAATAAATATAAAATAATAACCTCCTATAAGGGAGAAAGAGTATTTAATAACATTGTAGTAAATCCTGTTTTAAAAGCTAAAAACATTGTTGTAAAAAAATCTAAAACAATTAAATTTTCTGCAACTCTTAAAAATACTAATAAAAAAGCCATTATTGGTAAAAAAATTACATTTAAAGTTAAAGGTAAAATTTATACTGCAAAAACTAATAAAAAAGGCATAGCAACAATATATCTTAAAAACTTTAAGGTAGGAAAATACAATATTTGCTCTAAATATGTTAAATCTAGTGTTAAAAATTCAATCATTGTCAAAAAATAG
- a CDS encoding C1 family peptidase produces the protein MKDIKIFLYFFLILFSVSISPLSAENIDTVGDIETIDNVKDVNLYNDDENEKLKDSNPVYYFNASANVDGDGSKNNPYKYLRDERLPYGVTAYFADGVYEINSPCTVYSNDGVSITSATQVTFIGQSMENTIIKYVGNASIAIKIPDLARLFVSNMTFNHATIENRGTLDGTNVAFINNHGVDIHANLGYNNSFGGAIYSPGSNYYAAFSMPSYLKLNNCLFINNTAVYGGSIYHKNGNTIIKNSKFYNSSSGLYGGVLATDGGNITIENCIFENYRADDDAGGAIYSKVTNLAIKNANFANGHADFGGAICNLNSNLIIENVNFTNNFAKFDGGTIYDMYGNVTIKNVNIIQSQARDGGALFIDNCTSVIIKDTSFDESTATRIGGTIFSNANKLNLTNVTFGRSSALIDNIIHSQDKYNYDIGYNSNYELMKYNSSYNGVLPSKYNLVEEGYSTPIRNQMAGGNCWAFGPLAALESCILKATGKSMDLSEENIKNLIEKYSAYGWDYDTNNGGHSEMMWGNLISWIGPVLESDDKYDDYSTLSTLLDAVMHVQNVYYLPTRTNALDNNAIKKAILDYGAVGVTIYMDDSNPLVFNKDKSAHFYTLSTKAYANHAVCIVGWDDNYDKNNFPMGNMAATNGAWIVKNSWGSDWGDNGYFYVSYYDPVVYGVGIDNSAFTFILNDTVRYNRNYQYDIGGMTDFLYTESKTVYYKNTFTSIGNDILTAFSTVFEFEKDYEVSLYINNDLKLTQRGHSLAGYFTIPFEKEFPLKIGDNFTISIKLNADKDASFPIYEIVSASRLSYDKGVSFFSLDGQTWKDLFDFVYDRPDLEHKYSSQVACIKAFTRCNSNLNESNIVVNDITANMDEIVTITATIFDKNNKLINEGVVTFLVDDKKEFVNVVNGRAIFQTSFKKAGIFDLTVKFDGGNNYFSSENTTKVVINKASKINTRLEISEVTTNDENSKIKITLSDINDNPIDNEKVILSINNNLYEATTNFNGVAYIEAKLSDGIYIAKCDFKGSDKYNSITTQTQVKILKEKINSIKSSNITRAHYSGIDFQAIFLNKNGNPLVYTVVTFIVDGKEYNEITDANGVAKLNANLNVGKHKITSINPVTEDITFNTVNIVKRITLNKDLTMDYNGHDTFNVCVYGDNGKIANDGEIVIFKINEKTYKIKTDKKGYAKLKINLIPNTYKIITEYKGEKVVNNVIVKHVLKAKNIKVKKAKIIKFKATLKSSNGKAIKNKKITFKINGKTYSSKTNKKGIASISLKNLKVGKYTIKSSYIKSSIKSTIQIKK, from the coding sequence ATGAAAGATATTAAAATATTCCTATACTTTTTTTTAATATTATTTTCAGTGTCAATCTCACCACTCAGTGCAGAAAATATTGATACTGTAGGCGATATTGAAACGATAGATAATGTTAAAGATGTTAACTTGTATAATGATGATGAAAATGAGAAATTAAAGGATAGTAACCCTGTTTATTACTTTAATGCATCTGCTAATGTTGATGGAGATGGATCTAAGAATAATCCTTACAAATATCTTAGGGATGAAAGATTGCCATATGGTGTAACAGCTTATTTTGCAGATGGTGTTTATGAAATAAATAGTCCATGTACAGTATATTCTAATGATGGTGTTTCAATTACCTCTGCAACTCAGGTAACCTTCATTGGACAAAGTATGGAAAATACTATCATTAAATATGTAGGTAATGCAAGTATAGCTATTAAAATTCCAGATTTAGCTAGATTATTTGTTAGTAATATGACTTTTAATCATGCAACCATTGAAAACAGAGGAACATTAGATGGAACAAATGTTGCTTTTATAAACAATCATGGTGTTGATATTCATGCAAACTTAGGATATAATAATTCATTTGGAGGAGCTATTTATTCTCCAGGGTCTAATTATTATGCAGCATTTTCTATGCCATCTTATCTAAAATTAAATAATTGTTTATTTATCAATAATACTGCAGTTTATGGAGGATCTATTTATCATAAAAATGGAAATACCATAATTAAAAATTCTAAATTTTATAATTCTTCATCTGGTCTTTATGGCGGTGTTTTAGCGACAGATGGTGGAAACATAACTATTGAAAATTGTATTTTTGAAAATTACCGTGCTGATGATGATGCAGGTGGTGCAATTTATTCTAAAGTTACAAATTTAGCTATTAAAAATGCTAATTTTGCTAATGGACATGCTGATTTTGGAGGAGCTATTTGTAATCTAAACTCTAATTTAATAATTGAAAACGTAAATTTCACAAATAACTTTGCAAAATTTGATGGTGGAACTATTTATGATATGTATGGAAATGTAACAATTAAAAATGTTAATATTATTCAAAGTCAAGCACGTGATGGTGGAGCATTATTCATTGACAACTGTACATCTGTTATTATTAAAGACACTTCTTTTGATGAAAGTACGGCAACAAGAATTGGTGGAACAATATTTTCAAATGCAAACAAATTAAATTTAACTAATGTAACATTTGGTAGAAGTTCTGCTTTAATTGATAATATAATCCATTCTCAAGATAAATATAATTATGATATTGGATATAATTCAAATTATGAATTAATGAAATATAATTCTTCATATAATGGAGTTTTACCATCTAAATATAATTTAGTTGAAGAAGGTTATTCAACTCCCATACGTAATCAAATGGCAGGTGGAAATTGTTGGGCTTTTGGTCCATTAGCAGCTTTAGAATCATGTATTCTAAAAGCTACTGGTAAAAGTATGGACTTATCTGAAGAAAATATTAAAAATCTAATTGAAAAATACTCTGCATATGGTTGGGATTATGATACTAATAATGGAGGTCATTCTGAAATGATGTGGGGTAATTTAATTAGTTGGATTGGTCCTGTTTTAGAAAGTGATGATAAATACGATGATTATTCAACATTATCTACTCTTTTAGATGCTGTTATGCATGTTCAAAATGTATATTATTTACCTACACGTACCAATGCGCTAGATAATAATGCTATTAAAAAAGCTATTTTAGATTATGGAGCTGTTGGTGTAACTATTTATATGGATGATAGTAATCCTCTTGTTTTTAATAAAGATAAAAGTGCACACTTCTACACATTATCCACTAAAGCTTATGCAAATCATGCTGTTTGTATTGTTGGTTGGGATGATAACTACGATAAAAATAACTTTCCAATGGGTAATATGGCAGCAACTAATGGTGCATGGATTGTAAAAAATAGTTGGGGTTCTGATTGGGGAGATAATGGATATTTTTATGTTTCTTACTATGACCCAGTAGTCTATGGAGTGGGTATAGATAATTCTGCATTTACATTTATATTAAATGATACAGTAAGGTACAATAGAAACTACCAATATGACATTGGTGGTATGACTGATTTTTTATACACAGAATCTAAAACTGTTTATTATAAAAACACATTTACTTCCATTGGAAATGATATATTAACTGCATTTTCAACTGTATTTGAATTTGAAAAGGATTATGAAGTTTCATTATATATAAATAATGATTTAAAATTAACTCAAAGAGGACACAGTCTAGCAGGATACTTTACAATTCCATTTGAAAAAGAATTCCCATTAAAAATTGGAGATAATTTCACTATTTCAATTAAGCTTAATGCTGATAAGGATGCGTCTTTTCCAATATATGAAATTGTATCCGCATCAAGATTAAGCTATGATAAAGGAGTATCATTCTTTAGTTTAGATGGTCAAACTTGGAAAGATTTATTTGATTTCGTATATGATCGTCCAGATTTAGAACATAAATATTCATCACAAGTAGCTTGTATTAAAGCATTTACAAGATGTAATTCTAATTTAAATGAAAGCAATATTGTGGTTAATGATATAACAGCTAATATGGACGAAATTGTAACTATTACAGCTACAATTTTTGATAAAAATAATAAGTTAATTAATGAAGGTGTTGTAACATTTTTAGTGGATGATAAAAAAGAATTTGTTAATGTTGTAAATGGTAGAGCAATATTCCAAACATCGTTTAAAAAAGCAGGAATCTTTGATTTAACTGTTAAATTTGATGGAGGAAATAATTATTTTTCATCAGAAAATACTACAAAAGTTGTCATAAACAAAGCTTCAAAAATCAATACAAGACTTGAAATTTCTGAGGTTACAACAAATGATGAAAATTCAAAAATTAAAATAACACTAAGTGATATTAATGATAATCCAATAGATAATGAAAAAGTTATTTTAAGTATAAATAATAATCTCTATGAGGCAACTACTAATTTTAATGGTGTCGCGTATATTGAAGCTAAATTATCAGATGGTATTTACATAGCAAAATGTGATTTTAAAGGCAGTGATAAGTACAATAGCATAACTACACAAACACAAGTTAAAATTTTAAAAGAAAAAATCAATAGTATTAAATCAAGTAATATTACTCGAGCTCATTATAGTGGAATTGATTTTCAGGCAATTTTTTTAAATAAAAATGGAAATCCATTAGTATATACAGTAGTTACATTTATTGTAGATGGAAAAGAATATAATGAAATTACAGATGCAAATGGTGTTGCAAAATTAAATGCTAATTTAAATGTTGGTAAACATAAAATAACCAGTATTAATCCAGTAACTGAAGATATCACATTCAATACTGTTAATATTGTTAAAAGAATTACTTTAAACAAAGATTTAACAATGGATTATAATGGGCATGATACATTTAATGTATGTGTTTATGGGGATAATGGTAAAATAGCTAATGATGGTGAAATTGTAATCTTTAAAATTAATGAAAAAACCTATAAAATCAAAACGGATAAAAAAGGTTATGCTAAACTAAAAATTAATCTAATACCAAATACTTATAAGATTATAACAGAATATAAAGGAGAAAAAGTAGTTAATAATGTTATTGTAAAACATGTTTTAAAAGCTAAAAATATTAAAGTTAAAAAAGCTAAGATAATTAAGTTTAAAGCAACTTTAAAAAGCAGTAATGGAAAAGCTATTAAGAACAAAAAAATAACTTTTAAAATTAATGGAAAAACATATTCTTCTAAAACTAATAAAAAAGGAATAGCAAGTATCTCACTTAAAAATTTAAAAGTGGGAAAATACACTATTAAATCTAGCTATATTAAATCTAGTATTAAAAGTACAATTCAAATAAAAAAATAG